From the Cololabis saira isolate AMF1-May2022 chromosome 13, fColSai1.1, whole genome shotgun sequence genome, the window tccaCTACTACATTTGGTATCTGACTTTTATTGAAattatctatctggaaatatctacagcctgaatccataatgcaaaacaacaaaatattttattttggtatttGGCAGCAGGTAAAATTAAAGGCAAAAtttgaaagatgtatttaaaattgatatagactaccttgttgcagctatccttgtccagtttttgatattattatgttttgcctttgttttttttttgtcctttgttctattatctttgtattatcttttttttattatcaattgttttcatcgaatgcttaggtccaaggggtgggtttggaagggggtgaGAATATGCGTCAATGTTTGTttaacatcattgtggatgccaccgttgataataagaaaatcatgaaaaataaataaaaacatttgatcacaaagaTTAATAGTGTTGCAGCACAGCAGGATGGAGAAAATGTAACAATCCGACAAAAAATACCAGACATACCAACAAATTCCCACTAGCCAATATTGAAACTTATTTCTGTTAATATTATGCAAAAATAAACATGTAACACTTGAGTCCTGCTCCTGTCAGCTGTTTTTTCAGTCTTAAATCTGTAACCAAACAGTTTGGATACACAGCTGGATATGCAGTTGGTCAAATCAAAATAAGTCCAGGTCTCTCTGTTGTCCCCCCTCACCAGAAGACACGATCAATTTTCCTCAGACTGGACTCATGGAGATTTTTTGGTCATGTCAGGACAAATGCCACATTTCCACTGTAAAGCAAGGTGGTGGAAGGGGAATGGTTTGGGCTGCTATGCAGCCTCACTGTACGGCAGAATGTTGTCAAATCAAATGTGATGTATCCTGTCTGACAGGGAACATGGTTCAATATGGGATCATGTGACAGCAAAAACCTCTCAATCACAGTGAGATGGAAAATATTATCATGGGACAGTCCAAGTGTAGACCTCAACCTAACTGAAATGGGACCGTAAGACGGATGTGTGTGAAACAGTGTTGTAAAGAAGATAAGGCAATGTTTCCTTCACTCAGATGTGAGAGACCACAAAATGACTATAGTTTAAAGAAAGTGTACTTTTTTCATACGATATTAGATTCAACACTTAAAGACAAGCCTTTGGAAAAATCTTCTAAAAGAGAAATGCTActgttaggcctgtgttgaaaaaatcgatttcccaattctaaatcgattctcatattaattcctaaaaattgattcatatgtctaaagatcgatttttttttcttttatttatttatgttttttttttttcatcattacattacaacttttggtcatttttttgtttatccccaaaaaagttttgttggacacgagaataactggtgccatgtttttacctttaaatatgtttaaaggtatgaaaacattagagtgttaggttataattgcataaattgtctatatttcattactttatatactgtatatactttataaaaccaaatgctcaaaaattaaaaaccaaaataaaccgaaaatggaacaaataaaaacagaacgtgggaaaaaataaaaccgatttcctccgtctctgtttcctccctggatatgtttgataattctgccccacgatgttacagtcataattcatgcaacagctcataaaaaaacagttttaataacactaacccaaatcaatatcggaatcgaatcggatcgaatcaagtcttgataatcgattctgaatcttaagaatcggaatcgaatcgattcttgacatttgaatcgatccccagccctaactgTTATATAAAAGCTGGTTTATGGAGATGGGTATATGTTTGTGTTCAGATGTCCTGAAGCGCGGGGGCAACGCTGCAGATGCAGCAGTTGCCGTAGCAGCAGCTCTTGCGGTAACTGAGCCTTGCAGCACCGGTCCTGGTGGTGATGCTTTCTGCTTGTTCTACAATGGAAACACCGGAGAACTCAGAGGGATTAACGGCAGGTAGGGCTCCCCTGATACTTTTTTCATTCTTAACCTCCTCATGCAGAGTAATTATTTTCCCTTTTCTCTGTGCCCTCAGTGGTCGTTCCCCTAAAGCTCAGACCCTCGACTTCCTGGAAGGGCGTGGCTACACGGCCGAGGCCCCTCCTTCAGATTTTGATGCTTTGAATGCTACTGTACCAGGAGCCCCTGCATGCTGGTGTGATACTGTACAACTGTTTGGAAGTCAAAAGGTTTgcctgtttgtgttgtttttttggttgCCTTTGCAACCAAAAGCTCATTTTATGTAATCATTTACTCAATATAAACATTTAAGTATAAACACTACAAAAGTAAACAAGTTGACAAgtgaacacacacacttacaagTGAGAGTCTTTGCTCTGAATCAAGGAAACATAAAcacatttgggaaaaaaatattattgGGCTCTGGGGATGTTTCCTGTAATTAGTCAAAGCTGCAGTAACTTTGCCATTTAAGGCAAAATTTCAGCAGGTCCTTCAAAACATGCGATCTTCCACTTTAATACTCCAGAGAAATGGTCACATTGCTTCTCTTTTTAGGTCAGGAAGGTCAAGTAAAGAGAACAAATGACACTTTTAACTGATTTCAATTAAATGAACTGTATTGATTTAAAACTTCCCTCCCAACAAGTCATTAGGAgtcaatcaaattaaaaaaaaatatttgattgaaaaacacaaacaaacctaaTTATGCAACATTTGACTTAGGGAAGATCATGTTTTAGATAGATAATTGAAATAAACAATGAACTGTAACCATTATTAGGTTAGATGTGGTGCAAATCCCAGTACTCGCATGGAAATTTAAGAAATTACACATTTACACGATTATGTGGTTATAtgaattttaagaattttattgatttctttttattatatatattttttaacaattagttcattaaatatacattttaaacaTCTGGAATGAAAACCAACTTCTTCTATTGACACAGTTAGGTGAAAATCAGCCGTTTTACCAGTGCATGTGTTATTTACAGATTGTAGAAGGGATACAGTGTCATGAGTGGAATTATGAATGAACATCATGGCTAAAGCTTTCCATCTTGGAACTGCAGTGTAAGAACATGTCAAAGATTTAGGGAAGATGCACTGTGGTGAATGCTGAAGTGTGTCGGTTCAACACACAGTCAACATGGCAATCAGAGCGGATAAATGACGAACAAAAGGCCAGACTAAATCACCAGGTAAAATGGGTATTTCCAAGATTATtctaaagagaaaaaatatcctTAAATCCTGAGTTGGAATAGGAATACAAGGAATACAAAGGCAATCTGACAAATGATAAAGAAAACCAAGGAGCGGATACGAGGGTGGGTAATATGTTAATTTAATAGCAAAGCAAAAGCACTATTtcagaataaagtaaaaaaactcACCAGCAAATACCCACAACCATGATACCTCACCCTTTGTTGGTGGGGGCACGAGCTGAATTTGATGAGTgaaaattaaagcagcacaacggaactttcagctttgttgagtttggcgcctcctttggacaaaaatcggtagtgctttaccagaaagaacactccatttcccatgagcaccagcgcgtactgccggaaaacccccgtccccgccgctgcatttgttttgatgagagaagacgggacggactttcaaaacgacttttctgttttcagcggccgtttgcaggatggataatgaagaggtaatgtatctatttttggctaaacaatataatatgacgatgttgaaaaacactaagttcaaattggttttattaagttgtttcagcgagataatgcgccttacaaactcatacgctctgcacctttttcctgtcacgttttttagagggacttcgtcataaattagtagtccaacatacttactgacaaaataaaaaaatactttataacctgtgaataactgaatgcccattccttatattttgcagatcagccctgcacaattttacagctctcaggaaaaatactagaaatgttctatacattttcttcgcattgcattatttcctctagtgctgtaattctattcaattgtattattattttataaagcttcctcattgcgaattacacatttttatgatcactattatttctctgtctgttgttgatattgtcagtaattttagaattaccaaaaaacccaagacgaatccccagtatgtgaaaacattctaattttgattcttattgatcatagaattctacatttacatttgtatcataacaattctgtctcttgttttatcaggaatctgctgttcgtgagaacacctctacctctgcatcatcagagtttgaatccccacaaagacagaaccgacacgcagcatatatatcatatatatatgcatatatatacatatcgccagtttttgctctggcagcatgatgtttggaaaataagagacaccttTCCAGACCCAATGGGACAGTACACTGGTTTCAGGGCTCCCCGTCTTCTCtagaatggaacctttatgaagattactgcaaatattttgatattgttttttttttgttccattttttcctgtacagttgtctttgtgtgtttaaaataaagacatttgtgcaaaacaagacatacttttatttacacacctttcagaaaatagaacattcttgaactttgtcatttgcatagtgacagcagttatcccatacatacttattataaacaataagtaatctgtatcacagtagcagtaatgaacaactgtatgacaggataaattactgtgaataaagtaaacaagtgtaaatagagtagtagaaaaataaactaaaaataatgaactgataataaaaactgaactatgaatcagtgtaagaagttactgtaaataaatacaatgactatagtagcagtagcatcttgtgtccatccatgtttcGTGCTGGGAGAGTCCGCATGCGAtacactgctggagtgtaggagaaccttccctgcatgaggatgtgattctggaagttttccagatctgatgtagtcctgcagagtgtgagaataaagatacaaaaacattatgtcttcctgataattactgacctataaatcatgcaacatattttgttgatcacaagtttgaatttttttctttgttgaagtcactgtaattatgcagaaagtaaaagcaagtaatgtatagctatagaaaaattagagaaatgtatatatttatacactcacaagataaaacgacacattataaacaccataaggtttcttttactactcttgttattattttaatataattccaacaaagtagatttcttttatatgcttatatagtgtttatattgtattctttttatctgggagtgtatactttgcctatatatttcatttttctggctatattttactatatctacaaatgtgttgcttttaccatcagtgtataagtatctgtatatacagacctgaagagtcaaaaggtttacatagatattgacatttgatacagtagcaacacttacaccagctgtagtagtttcaggataattgtttttttaaaacacactgacataggtgttgacaaaagtgcatacctggaggtgatgaacgtctttacatccttcaaccatctcttgtccaagacgacggcgctacaagggcttgtagcgagtgaacgccgggccaatgtttattctccaccgggcatttagcttgttactctcccgctttctttttttcgcctcctccgctccgttaaaacttttattttcttcgtttttttcgctgcttcggccatgataccaactcctcgtttagctcaacaccagcttctgctgtgctcagcctctgcgctccacgccccgcccatttttgtctcgactacgaatcgggaaggagggggaagtgacgtatgtgccgtaaagcagtcaaagtcgtaaaatttgtagttttttagtgtggcagggttcctaccatgctcctcaaagttacatagtgccagtgaaagcaatacagaccccctcagatcatgacagaggtgtcattaaacctgttgaaagttgatgtaccatcacaatgactctggaaatatgatattaaggtggaaaagttacgtagtgtcgctttaagaggTTGAGTGTATTTAATCATACAGGATCTTAAAAAGTACGGTGCTGTTTCATGGTGCGCCACACTCTTACCAATAAATAATGGTAATGAAATTATGTACGGTTTATTTTTCCTCTCACTCAGAAACACTCATGGAAAACAAGTGCATCGGTTTTGGCCTCTGTGTGTTCCCTCCTGACACAATGACCCAACCCTTGGAGCTCAGGGGCGTTTCCTGGAATGAGCTTCCTCTGCTTTCTTGTCCAGCTGTCCTTGCAGGAGGTCCTGAGTGGGGCGGTGGAGCTGGCAGAGGTGGGGTTTCCTGTTGCCGAGGTAACAGCGTACCAGTGGGCGTATTGGGTGGCCAGTCTGAGGGATGCTGGGAAAGAACTGGATGGAGTCTTGCTGATTGATGGTCAAGCACCCAAATGTGGACAAGTATTCAGAAACGCTGCGCTGGCTAGAACcctaaaggtaaaaaaaacaaacaactataAACACAATATGGACCACTTTTCCccccaaaacatattttattcagagccagttttttatgtttgtgatttTCAAACCTTTTCTGTCATGTCTCCTTTTGGAGGTGGAAAATTCTCCAGGAAACTCCTTTGTTTAtccatatatttttttcaaatagttTTGATTAAAAACCATGAAAACCACGACCACTTCCATATTTTCTCTAAGTAATTCACTGTTttgattaaaataaacaaacacaaacaaacaaacaaaaaactgttTGGTCGATCAGACTGCTTTTTCAAGAACAGAGGTGGAGCAAAGACAGCAAAATTGGCCTGCCATTGTATCCCAGGGCcattcacaaaaataaaaattaaaggaaaaagaaaacaggtgGAATATTGGGGCAAAGGAAAAGTCAGATGTAAGGGCCTTTTTTAAACTGCATACAGCACTACTAGGGCGATTTTTGCCAAAATGTAGTTCATTATATTCAGCATGTGAAGAACTGCACAGTCAGCAGCATGCCAGAATTATCCAGGTGATTCACTGCTTCCAGGAAAATTACATTAGTGCTGTCCACCTTCACAGACTTTCAATAAGGCTGAACGAAGCATTAAGTCACGTGATCCTTTGGCTTCTGCAGAGCAAAGTGAAGGCTCTTTTTCTTCGTACAGGTCGCTGCTATGTTGCTCAGCATGCCGATGGGAACCCCCCTCATGTTTGTCAAACAAAGTTAGCTGtagctaccagctccttcagcagatCTCTGCCAAAatagctgcagagctgccggcagatgtttacagcacaaTATCCAGTTTGACATGTTGATTCGATAGGGAAATACAACAATGACTGCTCTTAGCCGACGCTGAGTTAGAACAAATGGTTATTAtacaaaacatatacaaatgaGGAAGTGATAGTGGCTGGCCactggctgagccgactgtcaatcactCATACTAGAAACAAATGTATTGCcttatataaactctcctgacaTGGTACAAAAACATTCACCCCCATCAGAATTGTCTTGGATGTAAAATCAAACGATTGAcaccaaagtgtttttttgaatCAGGCTGTAGATATGTATATttttgctctaaagttggacatgttAACATTGGTGACCAACTCGccaaggaactgcaacgaatccCAGGTCCACATGAGACTCCATCTGGAAGTGAGAGGGCTAACACTTTTCTACCTCACATCCTAAATCCCATAATATAATGCGCCATTGCAGCAGAAAGTAGTAAGAGAAGTCACATGACTGCCTTTCCATTGAGCCATAGTATAATTattgtcatggtttggttttttaaggacccaagtgcaggagacagagggaggctggaggcaggagttctcaaaaacaaaaagggttttaatccaaaaaggcaaagcaaagcgctgcagagcaggataaatacaaaaaaccaggatcaggacaaaaaccacgaggagagaacagtacggaccgacagggaaccaaggaatgacaagacaagatatactgaagggataacgagacatgacgagacacaggtgcagacacaatcagggcagatgggacacaggcggggcaagacagaaactgaaagttacaaactgggggaagtgtcaaaccctgacagtaccccctcaagggacagatcccagatgtccccagagtcctaacccagggtgggcggagggggcctggaggagagcccaggccacacacggccaaagctccgggggccgccctcgggaccgagcagaccagcgagagagctcgggggggcgtccccgaggcctaggcctgggtcttggcggggggcgtgacggggattcctggcgggactcgggaacctgacgggactcgggaacctgacggggctgcgggaccgcctcaggaacagagggctgcgggaccgcctcaggatccggagtcggggctgacaggaggcggggagccggagtcgggactgacaggaggcggggagccggaacaggagcagacaggatgcggggaacaggagcagacaggatgcggggaacaggagcagacaggatgcggggaacaggagcagacaggatgcggggagccggagcaGACAgtatgcggggagccggagcagacaggatgcggggagccggaaccggagcagacaggatgcggggagccggaaccggagcagacaggatgcggggagccggaaccggagcagacaggatgcggggagccggaaccggagcagacaggatgcggggagccggaaccggagcagacaggatgcggggagccggaacaggagcagacaggatgcggggagctggaaccatcaccggaggaggaactccagcaggagctgaggcgtccaggaccaccgctggagccagaacagggggcgatgcgtcgagGACCactgctggagcaggaacaggctggggctggcgctgacgccgtcgcttcccctggggctgagaacccctgggcccgcctcgagccaggcttgttccccagaagggggaaacaggctgggatgcgtccaggaccacctcgggaacaggaagaggtgcgtccagggcccccaccggaacaggctggggctggggctggggctggggctggcgctgacgccgtcgcttcccctgggcctgcaggctcctgggcccacccagagccaggcgtgttccccaaaaggggtcccaatactcctcctGGCGCAAAAACTCCATAAGGGTGAGGtagtctcccgctgggtccatatggtcggtccgttctgtcatggtttggttttttaaggacccaagtgcaggagacagagggaggctggaggcaggagttctcaaaaacaaaaagggttttaatccaaaaaggcaaagcaaagcgctgcagagcaggataaatacaaaaaaccaggatcaggacaaaaaccacgaggagacatggaggagagaacagtacggaccgacagggaaccaaggaatgacaagacaagatatactgaagggataacgagacatgacgagacacaggtgcagacacaatcagggcagatgggacacaggcggggcaagacagaaactgaaagttacaaactggggggaagtgtcaaaccctgacaattaTATTTACCGTGGCATACCATGTATTAGCAACTGCAACTGCTAGACTAGTATGCAGTGcatactgtatactacaacTCCACATGCACAATATGTTGTAcgtagttttagtttagttacattttgccaattaaaaaaaacaaacaaaaaaagttgcTGTCCGAACCGTCTGCACCCCCAGCATGCCACCATGTCCCTTTGCAGAACCACTGGTATACATGTAGAAACTTAACGTTTAACGCTGCTATAGCCCATTAAAACTGAAATGATTCTTATTTCATGTGAACTTGTCACCCTGATTGTCTACTCGCGTGTGggtaatgtaatatttataaaaCCACTCTCATTCTGTAGTTTCCTGTCAATGAAAATTCCCTCAAAATATGGCTGAGGTCACTGTGGGTTCATGCGAGTGTATCTTTGTCCGCGTCTGTGTCACCACTAAAATATGCACGGACTAATTCTGTTCTGCACTACTTCATCAAACACTCACTCATTTGTAATGCGATATTGCAGGAAAACAGTAAATGTGTGGCCATTCATACAGATATTCACACACAGGCGGGCGCATGCACGCTCACACGCGCTTACACGTTTCATTCGAAACAATAGCAATGACCTCAGCCTCATAATGGATGCTCATTCCAATGTGATGACGGTTTGTCACTTCCTTGATCACACATTGTCACCCAAGTTCCGATTCAGCTGATAACATTGATGAAACATGATTCAGAGCAGCGGCCAGCCCTTTCCATCACCGGACAcgtttcatgtacaagacaaccCGAAGTGCTCAAAGAAGTAATCACTGTATAGTTCACTGGTTTAACAGCTGAGTACCACTTATGCCTAACTGTTACACACATGGACATATCAACAGGAGCTTGGTGAACATGGTAAACCAGCTTTCTACCATGGCAGAGTGGCCCAAGCCATCGTTGACGTTATCAATCAGAATGGAGGGGTCATGACCTTGGAGGACCTCAGCAGCCATGACAGTGAGGTCGTAGAACCTATAAGCACGGAGTACAAGGTCAGCGAGGAGAGAAGCTTATCATATCTGTGTTTTAGCTACATGGTCAGTGAGGTGAATGCCTTTGTTGTATGTTCAGGGTGTGCGCCTGTGGGAACTTCCTCCCAACAGTCAGGGACTGACcgccctgctgctgcttaaCATCCTGGAGAACTTTCCTGAGCTTAAAGGTAATCACAGTTACGCTGCGGATGTCCAGATGAGATGCACAGTGTTTCAAATGTTCAGCAGAAGTCCGTGGAAGTAGATGAATTTCCCCCAGAACCTATTTTTACAACACAATCGCAGTGGCTCCAGTGAGCCGAGGTGAACGAACTTCTCTTAACAGCAGTGTGTCTGCAGCTATCGCAGCGGTTATAGATACAAAATGTAGAAGGGATGTACTTTTTATCTTCCAGACGGAACTCGGCTGTACATGCTATTAAGCATCACGGCTCGTCATGACCCTTTAGgtcatttttgttcatttttttctaatCTTACGCATACTGTTGACTTTTAAACAGTCGTTCCATTAACAGATGCTTGCTCacttaaagaaaacaaagatctGAAATTTTGACTCATGATGCCAACCCAGTTCATTACTCCACCCTGCATTATTTGACAGAGAACACTGAATGTACCAGGCATGAATCACACGAGATACCCCTCTGACCTGGAGTAAAGTTCATGCCTCAGGTCACATCTTGTCGTATACTTGTATCTAATACACTGTAATACATTAGTGATGCATAAGAAATGGCAACTAGAGAGGATTTTACAAGCTTTTGaacattgttttttctcttgtaaaTATCTGTCTCTGAAAGGTATTTCAGCTGAGTAGTTAATTGTATTAAAAAAGCATATGGAGTGCATTAAAGATGCAGCAAATGTGCAATTATGGTTCACTAAGAGTAAAGAGCAACACACAGGAGGCCTTGAGCCACAACATCAAGTAACGTGTTTGTTATTCAGATTCCTGAAAACTACCAGTTTAGATTGAATAAAACTTGATTGAGTTCCTCAAACTATGAGATATAAATTCAGCTTTGCGGGATCGAAGCAGGTCTCTGCTATAACTGTTGAGGAAATAATTCCTTGAATTTATATTCACATTCTCAAATCAGCAGACAAAGAAAGCAAGGAAATGAACCATTTGCAAAACTGAAACGATGAGCAGTCTACTCTTGAATTCCATGTTTTCACTGTAACCTTTGATGGGCAATAGAAAAACATCTTCTGCATCGTATTCTAAAATTTCAGCACTTCTTCTCTAGccttcacactcacacaccagTCAGCTTAATCAAAGGACTGTGGCTGAGTATTTATGTGCACTAATATGTTTCCTGCCTGTGTGTCTGCAGCTGTAGGACATAATAGCTCTGACTACATCCATGTGTTTGTGGAAGCTGTGCGTTTGGCAGTGACAGATGGTCTGCGTTACCTTGGTGACCCAGACCACGTGACCGTCCCTTTGGAAACCTTACTGGACAAAAGCTACAGCTGCCAGCGAGCACAGCACATCAGCATGGAGaggtgtgtgtttctgtttgtgTGCGTTTGCCGTGCCAGTGTGTACCAGTCGTCCTCTGTTGACTTTAGATAGGACTGTAGACTCTTCCTCCCCCAGACATTTAACGCCCATCTCTTCTTGTATCATCAGTCCATGTATATGATGGGGTGTACGGCTGTATGTTTTGGCAACAGTGTGTATTCACTGGTTAGTCCTACGGACTTTGAACAATAGGACTTTATTAGCTCTAAAACAAACAGACtataaaagtataaaacaaCATTATAACATAATAACATGCACTAATGtgtaaacacaaacacagtttCTCTGTGGTATTGAAGGCTTAGGACTTTTCTGTCGTTTTAAGCTCTacaaatattactactactactaataataataataatacattttatttgtagagcacttttcatgaataatctcaaagtgcttacataaacaagggaaaaaaaatcaagacacataaaagactagaagtaaaaaaggataaaaataataaaaacatctaaaaaagaccaaggaaagccttcctgaacaggaaagttttaagcccctttttttttttttactgagctGAATCGACTTTTTTTGCCACCAAATTTAACCCAATACTATTATACTTGATATACACAGCTTTGTCACTGTTTCTGTTTTGTTATACACACCcataagaaaccaaacaagagaTAAAAATCCTGGAAAGGTGTTTAAATACCAAACGTCCTTATTGCGCTGTTTCCGACAGCAGCTACTAACTTTTCTTTTGAcataaaactcaaaatgttcTTTCTCAATTATGTTATTGTCTGTTTTGATGAATGTGCAGGACCATGGAGGGGGTGGAGCCCGGCCCAATGACAGGAAGTGACACGGTGTATTTCTGTGTGATTGACAACCAGGGAAATGCGTGTTCATTTGTCAACAGCACCTACATGGGCTTTGGGACGGGACTGGTCCCAAAGGACTGCGGATTCTCTCTGCAGGTCTGAAAGTGCATGATTTTAATGTTGTCCCTTTTTCATTGAGGTGTGTTATAAATCACAAAAATATGAATCATTTTGCAGTgtttagaaaacatttccagTGAACTTACCGCACGTTAGCACAGCCAGCTGTAATTCTTTTGTCTCCACATAATATGCAGAATTATGATGACTTTTAGGGGCAGAGATGATGCAGATCATCCTGGCATGGGTGTGAATTTATTTACTTTCTAGAAGATTGATGGAtcggaatcagaatcagaaaaaaacaCCAGGTTGATGCAAATGCGGAATTTGATTCAGCAGACTTTTCTCCAAGGGTTCAATAtgatatgaaataaaaatatttaaatagatGAGATGAAATAGAATAAAAGTTACAGCAATTAATAAATAAGTACCCTATATACAAGACAGAACCGATATTTCGAAACATGAagatatcacaatattcaacacTTTGGAACTGTTGAAAGTTCAGCAGAG encodes:
- the LOC133458588 gene encoding glutathione hydrolase-like YwrD proenzyme isoform X2: MSTDLPFTSRRSPVVCLHGCVAASQPAAAAAGLDVLKRGGNAADAAVAVAAALAVTEPCSTGPGGDAFCLFYNGNTGELRGINGSGRSPKAQTLDFLEGRGYTAEAPPSDFDALNATVPGAPACWCDTVQLFGSQKLSLQEVLSGAVELAEVGFPVAEVTAYQWAYWVASLRDAGKELDGVLLIDGQAPKCGQVFRNAALARTLKELGEHGKPAFYHGRVAQAIVDVINQNGGVMTLEDLSSHDSEVVEPISTEYKGVRLWELPPNSQGLTALLLLNILENFPELKAVGHNSSDYIHVFVEAVRLAVTDGLRYLGDPDHVTVPLETLLDKSYSCQRAQHISMERTMEGVEPGPMTGSDTVYFCVIDNQGNACSFVNSTYMGFGTGLVPKDCGFSLQNRGANFSLRRGHRNCIAGGKRPYHTIIPALLTDSKTGSQKPQLLAALGVMGGFMQPQGHIQLLSGWSIWRKGSSRRWRRS
- the LOC133458588 gene encoding glutathione hydrolase-like YwrD proenzyme isoform X1, yielding MSTDLPFTSRRSPVVCLHGCVAASQPAAAAAGLDVLKRGGNAADAAVAVAAALAVTEPCSTGPGGDAFCLFYNGNTGELRGINGSGRSPKAQTLDFLEGRGYTAEAPPSDFDALNATVPGAPACWCDTVQLFGSQKLSLQEVLSGAVELAEVGFPVAEVTAYQWAYWVASLRDAGKELDGVLLIDGQAPKCGQVFRNAALARTLKELGEHGKPAFYHGRVAQAIVDVINQNGGVMTLEDLSSHDSEVVEPISTEYKGVRLWELPPNSQGLTALLLLNILENFPELKAVGHNSSDYIHVFVEAVRLAVTDGLRYLGDPDHVTVPLETLLDKSYSCQRAQHISMERTMEGVEPGPMTGSDTVYFCVIDNQGNACSFVNSTYMGFGTGLVPKDCGFSLQNRGANFSLRRGHRNCIAGGKRPYHTIIPALLTDSKTGSQKPQLLAALGVMGGFMQPQGHIQVLLNMLEFGMNPQQALDAPRVFVHYNLKTAQWLVHLEEGIQQEVAEELRRRGHQVNWPVTGRKRSQFGRGQIVTVGDWWNPSQVKCPSRVLWAGSDPRADGCAQGY